Within Sulfurimonas sp., the genomic segment TGCTAATCCTCTTCATCCCGTTTTTGTTTTGTGGCATTAAATCTTTTAATTAAAATATCATCATACTCATTTGATTTTTTAAAAAGTTTGTCAATTGCAATCTTTCCCTCTTTTGGCGTTAATGACGAGTCGACTATCAGATAAGAGAGGTATACGAAATTTTCATTTATGGAAAATCGCAAATAAGATAACTTTTTATTCTCATCAAGCAGATAATCATAAATTTGCTCTATGTTCTCTTTAGGTATGACGCATAGTTTTGAGTCGCCTATGATAATTCCGTTTTCATAATAGTTTATATCTATGCGTGCCGTGCCGTAATCAATCCTCCAAGAAGCCTGAGACCTTCTAGATAATGTAACATTTACATCCAAAGATGCCAAAATATCTTCAAGCAGTTTTGTGATGCCTGTTGGATTGTAACCTTTTCTTCGCAGTTTTGCAGTTTCAAGTTTTATGCCGCATGCGGGGCAGTAATCATTTTTTATATCTTTTTCATCAATTAGATTTTTGCATGATTGGCATTTGATAATATTTTGGCAATTTAATTTTTTGTAACTCTCAAGAGCTTCATCTACATAGAAATAGGGAAGCGCAAACCCCAAATTATTAGAATCTTGAATAATAAATGTATTTACGCCTACCACCTCTCCGCTTGTGCTCAAAAGTGGACCGCCGCTGTTTCCCGGATTTATCGCCGCATCAATCTGAACATACTCTAACTCTCCGTAAAGTCTTGAAGCTTTTGAGACTATACCTTCCGTCGCGCTATAGTTTAGTCCGTACGGGTGTCCTATAGCTATTACCGTATCTCCGTCTTCTATGGTTTTTGTGGAGAGTACAAGCCGGTTTTTTGGTATCTCAAAATCAAAACTAATAAATGCCAAATCAAAATATGCATCATCATACACCACTTTTGCAATGCTTCTTTTAATTTTTTTGGCACTGATTACTACCTCTTTCATGCCTGAGACGACATGAGAGTTTGTAACTATCAAATCACCTACAATAAAGCCTGTACCGCTTCCATAGGGTGTCATAATCTGTATGATATTTTCTATATAAGTTTCTAATATGGCTTGAGTGTTCACTGCTATATCTCTTCAAAGTTAAGGTTTTTTAGTTGTAGATAAAAGCTGTTGCTAAACTCATTGAGCGATGTAAAATTTAGTTCATCACCAAACGGTTTTAAGAGTTTAAAACGACTTTGATGCGGCAAAATAATTTCTTCTATTTTTGAAATAATAGTTCTTTTTGCAAAAGTTGAATTTTTTGTGTCATAAAGGGTATTATAGCCAAGGGAGCTAAAAAAATCCGGATTTTGAATCTCAACCAAAGTGTGAAGCAGAGCTTTTGTGACCGGATGAAGCCCGTAATTATAAAGAAGATAGAGCGCAATATATTTGTATATCGTAGGGATGACTTGGTTGTATCTGTTGTTTTTATACCATCTTATTTTTGCAAGGGATTCTGTTATAAAAATATCTATCTCTTCTTGTGATGCTTTTTCATTTGGATTAAAAGTATATTTTGCATTATAAAAATTTGTTTTAAACTCTTCATAACCCATCTTTTTTAGTTCATTTATATAGATTCTCAACTCTTCATTTTTTGCTTCTACGCTCAAGTTTTCATCACTAAAATATTCTTGAACTTTTTTGCTTGATTTTTGAAATATAGCATATTTTGGCACTAACAGATAGTCGATTTTAAAAATAAAATAAAGAAGTATAAATGATTGCATAGCTGCGTTGTCGTTTGAGGGCAGAGAGGATATCTTTGTTGTTATCTCATCAATCCATTTATGTAAAAAATCATATTTGGTTTGTAACTCATTTTCCTCTAGCGGTTTTAAATGTTCTATATCTTCGATGGAAACATCCAAAAATTCACTTTTTGTATATTCTTTGTCGAAGTCTGCATTTAGAGCTATTTCTCTAAGCGGGAAAAAGATTTTTTGCGGCGTCATAGTAATATTGTCGAAAAAAAGT encodes:
- a CDS encoding trypsin-like peptidase domain-containing protein, with protein sequence MNTQAILETYIENIIQIMTPYGSGTGFIVGDLIVTNSHVVSGMKEVVISAKKIKRSIAKVVYDDAYFDLAFISFDFEIPKNRLVLSTKTIEDGDTVIAIGHPYGLNYSATEGIVSKASRLYGELEYVQIDAAINPGNSGGPLLSTSGEVVGVNTFIIQDSNNLGFALPYFYVDEALESYKKLNCQNIIKCQSCKNLIDEKDIKNDYCPACGIKLETAKLRRKGYNPTGITKLLEDILASLDVNVTLSRRSQASWRIDYGTARIDINYYENGIIIGDSKLCVIPKENIEQIYDYLLDENKKLSYLRFSINENFVYLSYLIVDSSLTPKEGKIAIDKLFKKSNEYDDILIKRFNATKQKRDEED